A stretch of the Symmachiella macrocystis genome encodes the following:
- a CDS encoding DUF1553 domain-containing protein has translation MNSLHSHDGRMIRSQDLGKIAVAMCLLILMFAIVPNIAQADDAAPAVDFDRQIAPLLASRCLDCHNGTESKSGLNLAQSKTAMAGGDSGEVIVPGSLEDSLLWDYISTDEMPPKKPLTDKEKTLIKAWIEGGAKWGRDPIDPFRYTTTSRAGYDWWCLQPINKPKLADADGSHPIDQFIHNKLAEKNLAPAPPADRRTLIRRLSFDLLGLPPSPEEVDAFVADDSPDAYAKLVERLLNSPHYGERWARHWLDVVRYGESAGFERDALRDNFWPYRDWVVQALNADMPYDEFTRLQLAGDVLRPDDPTALAATGFLVAGAYDEVGQKQQSAAMRAVVRQDELEDMVSVVSQTFLGLTVNCARCHDHKFDPISQAEYYQMTSALAGVHHGKRDFQPEALFNDYAERLQQLDTRLAGIDLGREQLMAPLRQKILQRRREESNTVAPPEPFAEWKFDGNLRDSRGGLHGTAHGTAVVTDGRLVLDGETAYVETVPLATHLSGKTLEAWVSLADLDQRGGGILSVQTLNGNSFDAIVYGERQSRHWMAGSNNFSRTVNFAGKQETADPEKLVHVAIVYREDGTIVGYRNGRPYGKAYQKPGPVQFLPEATQVLLGLRHGAPGGNRMFKGSIECARLYDRALNHAEVAASAGVEYLDVEDAEILAAATPQLRVELEQLNFEAANLRSQSKRYRNNKIYSNVPRKADTVHVLRRGNPAKPAELVSASGIASTGTESADFQLKPDAPDADRRRKLAEWITDPQNPLFARVIVNRVWHYHFGAGLVETPNDFGFNGARPSHPELIDWLAADLIEHGWSLKHLHRQILMSETYRQSSQRNPTAAAIDGNNRLLWRKSPTRLEAEDVRDAVLSIAGQLNPQIGGPGYHDFTTYVHNAQFYDMRDPVGASFNRRSLYRTWVRSGRNHFLDAFDCPDPSTKTPTRAVTTTPLQALAMMNNSFVLRMSDQLAARLTHEFGEAPADQIRGATRLAFGRLPADEEITVGAAFIQEHGLPAYCRVLFNSNEFLYVD, from the coding sequence ATGAACAGTTTACACAGCCACGATGGCCGTATGATCCGCTCGCAAGACCTTGGTAAAATCGCAGTCGCAATGTGCCTGCTGATCCTGATGTTCGCCATCGTTCCGAACATTGCTCAAGCCGATGATGCGGCTCCGGCGGTTGACTTTGATCGGCAGATCGCCCCGCTACTCGCGAGCCGTTGTCTCGATTGCCATAACGGGACCGAATCAAAATCGGGCTTGAATCTGGCGCAATCCAAAACAGCAATGGCCGGTGGTGATTCCGGCGAGGTCATCGTTCCCGGCAGTCTGGAAGACAGTTTGCTGTGGGATTATATCTCGACCGATGAGATGCCGCCCAAAAAGCCGCTGACGGACAAGGAAAAAACGCTGATCAAAGCGTGGATTGAAGGGGGCGCGAAATGGGGCCGTGATCCGATCGATCCTTTTCGCTATACCACCACATCCCGCGCGGGTTACGACTGGTGGTGCCTGCAACCGATTAACAAACCCAAATTGGCCGACGCTGACGGCAGTCACCCGATCGATCAGTTCATCCACAATAAATTGGCGGAGAAAAACCTCGCTCCCGCGCCGCCGGCTGATCGTCGCACGTTGATTCGCCGGTTGTCCTTTGATCTGTTGGGACTGCCCCCATCGCCGGAAGAAGTCGACGCTTTCGTCGCTGATGACTCGCCGGACGCCTACGCGAAACTAGTCGAGCGGTTATTGAATTCCCCGCATTACGGCGAACGTTGGGCGCGGCATTGGTTGGACGTGGTGCGCTACGGTGAAAGCGCGGGGTTTGAACGGGACGCACTGCGCGACAATTTTTGGCCGTATCGCGATTGGGTCGTTCAAGCCCTCAATGCGGACATGCCCTACGATGAATTCACGCGTTTACAGTTGGCCGGCGATGTGCTGCGGCCCGACGATCCCACCGCCCTGGCCGCCACCGGATTTCTGGTCGCGGGTGCCTATGACGAGGTGGGACAAAAGCAACAAAGCGCCGCCATGCGGGCCGTTGTCCGGCAGGATGAATTGGAAGACATGGTCAGCGTCGTCAGCCAAACGTTTTTGGGACTGACCGTCAATTGCGCCCGCTGCCACGATCACAAGTTCGATCCGATCTCGCAAGCTGAATATTATCAAATGACCTCGGCACTAGCAGGGGTGCACCACGGCAAACGTGATTTCCAGCCTGAGGCCTTGTTCAACGATTACGCCGAGCGTTTGCAACAACTCGACACGCGACTGGCAGGAATCGATTTAGGGCGTGAACAACTCATGGCGCCACTTCGTCAAAAGATATTACAGCGTCGGCGAGAAGAATCGAATACCGTCGCCCCTCCGGAGCCGTTTGCGGAATGGAAATTCGATGGTAACTTGCGGGACAGCCGCGGTGGATTGCACGGGACAGCGCATGGCACTGCTGTCGTCACCGACGGCCGGTTAGTGCTTGACGGTGAGACCGCGTATGTAGAGACCGTCCCCTTGGCGACCCATCTTTCCGGAAAGACCTTGGAAGCATGGGTCTCTCTGGCTGATCTCGATCAACGCGGCGGCGGCATTCTGAGTGTGCAAACCCTCAACGGCAATTCATTCGATGCCATTGTTTACGGCGAGCGTCAATCGCGGCACTGGATGGCCGGAAGCAATAATTTCTCGCGTACCGTTAACTTCGCTGGAAAACAAGAAACCGCCGATCCTGAAAAACTGGTGCATGTAGCGATCGTATACCGGGAAGATGGAACGATTGTCGGTTACCGCAACGGCCGGCCCTATGGCAAGGCGTATCAAAAACCAGGTCCGGTACAATTTCTCCCTGAAGCCACGCAGGTCTTACTGGGATTGCGACACGGTGCACCCGGTGGAAACCGGATGTTCAAAGGTTCCATTGAATGCGCTCGATTGTACGACCGCGCACTGAATCACGCCGAAGTGGCTGCATCGGCCGGTGTTGAATACCTGGATGTCGAGGACGCTGAAATCCTAGCCGCCGCCACCCCGCAACTTCGCGTGGAGCTGGAGCAACTCAATTTTGAAGCAGCGAACCTCCGTAGTCAGTCCAAACGATATCGCAACAATAAAATCTATTCCAACGTCCCCAGAAAAGCGGATACGGTCCATGTGCTTCGTCGCGGCAATCCCGCAAAACCTGCTGAACTGGTCTCCGCCTCAGGGATCGCCTCGACCGGGACCGAATCGGCGGACTTTCAGCTCAAACCCGATGCGCCCGATGCAGACCGCCGCCGCAAGTTGGCCGAGTGGATCACCGATCCGCAGAACCCGCTCTTTGCCAGAGTGATCGTCAACCGGGTCTGGCATTACCATTTCGGCGCCGGGCTGGTGGAAACGCCCAACGATTTTGGCTTCAACGGCGCGCGGCCATCGCATCCCGAATTGATCGATTGGTTGGCGGCCGATTTGATCGAACATGGCTGGAGTTTGAAACATCTACACCGTCAGATTCTCATGTCCGAGACCTACCGGCAATCCTCACAACGCAACCCCACCGCCGCTGCGATCGATGGCAACAATCGCCTGCTGTGGCGAAAATCGCCGACGCGGCTGGAAGCTGAAGATGTCCGCGATGCAGTACTATCCATCGCCGGACAGCTCAATCCCCAAATCGGTGGCCCCGGTTACCATGACTTCACCACCTACGTCCACAACGCGCAATTCTACGATATGCGCGACCCCGTCGGCGCCAGTTTCAACCGACGTAGCTTATATCGCACCTGGGTTCGCTCGGGACGCAACCATTTTCTTGACGCATTTGATTGCCCCGACCCCTCCACCAAAACCCCTACCCGCGCCGTCACCACCACGCCGCTGCAAGCGCTGGCGATGATGAACAATTCGTTCGTGCTACGCATGTCGGACCAATTGGCGGCGCGATTGACCCATGAGTTTGGTGAGGCCCCAGCGGATCAAATTCGCGGAGCCACCCGTTTGGCTTTCGGTCGTTTGCCGGCGGATGAGGAAATCACCGTCGGTGCCGCTTTCATCCAAGAGCACGGCCTGCCTGCCTATTGCCGCGTTCTGTTTAATAGCAACGAGTTTCTCTATGTCGATTAA
- a CDS encoding DUF1501 domain-containing protein, with protein MSINNAQPSRRDFFSWSAAGIGAVALTDLLARDGALADESGKPPGPIQHHPAAARRVIHIVLNGGLSQVDSFDHKPALEQWNGKPLDSEERPDVFFGKVGNLRKSDWQFAPRGESGLLISNLFPHLAEMADELTVIRSMTAETSNHTPATFQEHTGFRLNGFPVMGAWLSYGLGSESDDLPGFVVIPDTRGVPAGGSINWTNGFLPVRHQGTTLRSTGTAIDDLFPARPVSATTEQASRKLLETLNRRHLESRDGNDELTARMRSYQLAAKMQLAVPEVSALESESQHTQEMYGLGGKETNDFGRSCLLTRRLLERGVRFVQLFSGGAFGSPRINWDGHEDMVRNHTREATRIDQPVAALLRDLRQRGLLDDTLVLFTSEFGRTPFTQSDAGVLGKGRDHNQYGFSVWMAGGGLKHGIAHGATDEFGLRSVENIATWHDFHATVLHLLGINHERLTYYNNGIDRRLTDVSGEVIRDVLG; from the coding sequence ATGTCGATTAATAACGCACAGCCCTCGCGACGCGATTTCTTTTCCTGGTCCGCTGCTGGCATTGGCGCCGTGGCGCTGACCGATCTGTTGGCCCGTGACGGCGCATTGGCCGATGAGTCAGGCAAACCGCCCGGACCGATTCAACATCATCCTGCGGCGGCGCGGCGGGTGATTCATATTGTGCTCAACGGCGGACTCAGCCAGGTCGATTCGTTCGACCACAAACCGGCCCTGGAACAATGGAACGGCAAACCGCTCGACAGCGAAGAACGCCCCGACGTCTTCTTCGGCAAGGTCGGCAACTTGCGAAAGAGCGATTGGCAATTCGCGCCGCGTGGTGAAAGCGGACTGTTGATCTCCAATCTGTTTCCGCATCTCGCCGAGATGGCGGACGAATTGACGGTCATCCGCTCGATGACAGCGGAAACCTCGAACCACACGCCCGCCACGTTTCAAGAACACACCGGCTTTCGCCTCAACGGCTTTCCGGTCATGGGAGCCTGGTTGTCGTATGGACTGGGCAGCGAATCGGACGACCTGCCCGGCTTTGTGGTGATCCCCGATACCCGCGGCGTTCCCGCCGGCGGCAGTATCAATTGGACCAACGGCTTTTTGCCAGTCCGTCATCAAGGAACCACGCTGCGCAGCACCGGCACCGCCATCGACGATCTGTTTCCCGCGCGGCCGGTCAGCGCCACGACCGAACAAGCCAGCCGCAAATTGTTAGAGACCTTAAACCGTCGGCATTTAGAGTCCCGCGATGGCAACGACGAACTGACTGCCCGCATGCGGAGTTACCAATTGGCGGCCAAGATGCAATTGGCCGTGCCGGAAGTCTCCGCCCTGGAATCGGAAAGTCAGCACACCCAAGAGATGTACGGCCTGGGGGGCAAAGAGACCAACGATTTTGGCCGTAGCTGTCTGCTCACGCGACGATTGCTGGAGCGGGGTGTGCGGTTTGTGCAACTCTTTTCCGGCGGCGCGTTCGGCAGTCCACGGATCAATTGGGACGGCCACGAAGACATGGTCCGCAACCACACCCGCGAAGCAACCCGCATCGACCAACCGGTCGCCGCCCTGCTCCGCGACCTCAGACAGCGGGGCCTGTTGGACGACACGCTCGTGCTCTTCACCAGCGAATTCGGCCGCACCCCCTTTACCCAATCCGACGCCGGCGTGCTCGGTAAAGGCCGCGACCACAACCAATACGGCTTCTCCGTCTGGATGGCCGGCGGCGGCCTCAAACACGGCATCGCCCACGGCGCCACCGACGAATTCGGCCTCCGCTCAGTAGAAAACATCGCCACCTGGCACGACTTCCACGCCACCGTGCTGCATCTGCTGGGCATCAATCACGAGCGCCTGACGTACTACAACAACGGCATCGACCGGCGGCTGACGGACGTGTCGGGGGAAGTGATTCGGGATGTTTTGGGTTAA
- a CDS encoding ZIP family metal transporter, which translates to MFARSPLFLCLLLIAIGGFAHPWAASASEQTVATNTAEPPVNAADGTPSPLKAAAWHYILLVMYCGMIVCASLFGGWLPSMIHLSHTRMQLIISFVGGLMLGIGLLHLLPHSAHELGSVNRAALWMLAGVMTMFILIRTFHVHHHGPVEMPPELQNHPATVAQAEHAHDHDHDHDHDNHGQEGKTSYYQSCEHTHQLSWLGITLGLALHTLIDGIALAASVQADSERIKTFSLLGVGTFLAILLHKPLDAVSITSLMAVGGWSPRWRNIINGGFAMMCPLGAVLFLFGVRQFGDSQQQIVGSVLAFSAGVFVCIALSDLLPEMEFHSHNRAQLSLTLAAGIGLAWGLTFLSPVHLHAPTAAPVAAPTVMIGEPQLSQP; encoded by the coding sequence ATGTTTGCCCGTTCTCCGCTATTTTTATGCCTGCTCCTGATTGCCATCGGCGGCTTTGCGCATCCATGGGCGGCATCAGCGAGTGAGCAAACGGTTGCAACCAATACGGCTGAGCCGCCCGTCAACGCGGCTGATGGCACTCCGAGTCCGTTGAAAGCCGCTGCTTGGCATTACATTTTGCTGGTCATGTATTGCGGGATGATCGTTTGTGCCTCGTTATTCGGCGGTTGGTTGCCGTCGATGATTCATCTCTCGCATACCCGTATGCAATTGATTATCAGCTTTGTCGGTGGACTAATGTTGGGGATCGGGTTGTTGCACCTGTTGCCCCATTCGGCCCATGAATTGGGCTCTGTCAACCGCGCCGCCTTGTGGATGTTGGCCGGTGTGATGACCATGTTCATTTTGATTCGCACCTTTCACGTGCATCACCACGGTCCCGTCGAAATGCCGCCGGAATTGCAAAACCATCCCGCAACCGTCGCGCAGGCAGAGCATGCACATGATCATGATCACGACCACGATCACGACAATCATGGGCAAGAGGGCAAGACGAGCTATTATCAAAGCTGCGAACATACGCACCAACTCAGTTGGCTGGGCATTACGCTCGGCTTGGCTCTGCATACGCTGATCGACGGCATCGCGTTGGCCGCCAGCGTGCAGGCGGATTCGGAACGGATCAAGACGTTTTCGCTTTTGGGGGTCGGCACCTTCCTCGCAATACTGTTGCACAAACCGCTCGATGCTGTGTCGATCACCTCGCTGATGGCGGTCGGCGGTTGGTCGCCGCGTTGGCGAAACATCATCAACGGCGGCTTTGCCATGATGTGTCCATTGGGGGCGGTGCTGTTTTTGTTTGGCGTGCGTCAATTTGGCGATTCGCAACAACAGATCGTGGGGAGCGTGTTGGCATTTTCGGCCGGCGTGTTTGTCTGCATCGCCTTGAGCGACCTGTTGCCGGAGATGGAATTTCACTCCCACAACCGGGCACAACTTTCGCTCACATTGGCTGCCGGCATCGGCTTGGCCTGGGGACTGACGTTTTTGTCACCGGTACATTTGCACGCACCAACCGCCGCACCGGTTGCAGCCCCAACGGTCATGATCGGCGAGCCACAGCTATCGCAGCCATGA
- a CDS encoding prenyltransferase/squalene oxidase repeat-containing protein codes for MQLCKSDVILIRKSCCAMTNNRLLWLTVLVWLMATATAQAQLPEPALANPKYPSVPTQVETSGLEYITPTTQRAIDRGLRFLSKKQSADGSYGSGPRYRHNVAVTALSSMAFLSAGHMPRRGPYGEQVDKTVEFLLRHTKPSGFIFVEEGASHGPMYGHGFATLYLAEVYGTTPRKEIREKLSLAVNLIVNSQNDQGGWRYEPNSKDADVSVTVCQIMALRAARNAGIFVPKDTVDRCIKYVKACQNNDGGFRYQLNHNRDSLFPRSAAGVVALYSAGEYEGAEINRGIQYLHRHLPRPGRARGVEYYFYGNYYGVQAMWHAGGDNWKRWYPAVRDDLLISQSADGSWDNNLQNPEYGTAMALLILQMPNNYLPIFQR; via the coding sequence ATGCAACTGTGTAAATCCGATGTGATCCTCATTCGCAAAAGCTGCTGCGCCATGACAAACAATCGACTTTTGTGGCTGACAGTGCTGGTCTGGCTCATGGCCACAGCAACAGCGCAGGCACAGTTGCCTGAACCGGCGCTGGCGAATCCCAAGTATCCGTCGGTCCCCACCCAGGTGGAAACGAGCGGACTGGAATACATTACACCGACCACGCAACGGGCCATTGACCGGGGGTTGCGGTTTTTGTCGAAAAAGCAATCCGCAGATGGATCCTATGGCAGCGGACCGCGTTATCGTCACAACGTGGCTGTCACGGCGCTATCCAGCATGGCGTTTCTCTCCGCCGGACACATGCCGCGCCGCGGGCCGTATGGAGAGCAAGTTGACAAGACGGTTGAGTTTCTCCTTCGCCACACCAAACCATCCGGATTTATTTTTGTCGAGGAGGGAGCGTCGCACGGTCCGATGTACGGCCATGGTTTTGCGACCCTCTACCTAGCCGAAGTGTACGGTACAACGCCTCGTAAGGAGATCCGTGAAAAGTTATCGCTGGCTGTGAATCTGATTGTGAATTCGCAAAACGACCAAGGGGGGTGGCGGTATGAGCCCAACAGCAAAGATGCCGACGTCTCGGTAACGGTCTGCCAGATTATGGCCCTCCGTGCGGCGCGTAATGCCGGCATTTTTGTCCCCAAGGACACGGTCGACCGTTGCATCAAATACGTCAAGGCCTGCCAAAACAACGACGGTGGGTTTCGGTATCAGTTGAATCACAACCGAGACAGCCTGTTTCCCCGTTCCGCCGCGGGCGTGGTCGCACTCTATAGTGCGGGGGAGTATGAAGGCGCCGAGATCAATCGTGGTATTCAATATCTGCACCGACATCTACCCCGTCCCGGGCGGGCACGCGGCGTCGAATATTATTTTTACGGCAATTATTACGGCGTCCAAGCCATGTGGCATGCCGGTGGCGACAATTGGAAACGATGGTATCCCGCTGTACGTGACGACTTGCTCATCAGTCAATCCGCTGACGGCAGTTGGGACAATAACTTGCAAAACCCCGAATACGGGACAGCAATGGCCCTATTGATCCTGCAGATGCCCAACAACTATTTACCAATTTTCCAACGTTGA
- a CDS encoding NPCBM/NEW2 domain-containing protein — MMRQPGSIYAVHTLCGWILLATAVIPLRSGFAEEAVSVESVSGTTYTGSLSEVTAEHVIVAGKPAETIPIADVIRIDWPERRVASLSGQDLVLLANGDRLVMDPVQTDNEILRAKWRKFPGLPLCSIPLEMVQGIAWKLPQDRVSRSGVITRLLNYSTKTDLLTLRNGNSVAGEFLGFNVDSLKLETAAGPLDIELASLNSLSFNPELIAFPKSQGVRMIVTLIDGSRFTATQFQFLADAGMQFTMAFGGQATFALDRIASMQVVGGRAVYLSDLKPRDYTFTPYLSLRWPLQSDRNATGESLRVGGREYAKGLGTHSQAEITYALDGNYSQFQAVVGIDDLAGRGGNAIAEVLVDEKLVWTSEPLTSGGPPQRIESLDLSGALALTLRVQFGQRGDVQDHVDWCDALLVKQPK; from the coding sequence ATGATGCGCCAACCTGGTTCGATCTATGCTGTTCACACCCTCTGCGGGTGGATCTTGCTTGCGACCGCGGTCATTCCGCTGCGCAGCGGTTTCGCAGAGGAGGCAGTCTCCGTTGAATCGGTCAGCGGTACAACCTACACCGGTTCGCTGAGCGAGGTGACGGCTGAGCACGTTATCGTCGCCGGAAAACCCGCTGAGACTATTCCGATTGCCGACGTCATTCGTATCGATTGGCCGGAGCGGCGTGTGGCGAGTTTGAGTGGCCAAGATCTCGTACTGCTGGCCAACGGCGACCGACTGGTCATGGACCCGGTGCAAACGGACAACGAAATCCTGCGTGCTAAGTGGCGCAAGTTTCCGGGATTGCCACTCTGTTCCATTCCACTGGAAATGGTCCAAGGCATCGCTTGGAAACTGCCGCAAGATCGTGTTTCACGCTCAGGAGTGATCACGCGTTTGCTGAACTATTCCACCAAGACGGACTTGCTCACCTTGCGAAACGGAAATTCCGTCGCCGGTGAATTCCTGGGGTTCAACGTGGACTCCTTAAAATTGGAAACCGCCGCCGGACCGCTCGACATCGAATTGGCATCACTGAATTCTCTTTCCTTCAACCCTGAGTTGATCGCCTTTCCCAAGTCGCAAGGAGTGCGGATGATCGTCACGCTGATCGACGGCAGCCGATTCACAGCGACGCAATTCCAATTCCTAGCCGACGCCGGTATGCAATTCACAATGGCCTTCGGCGGCCAAGCGACATTTGCCCTCGACCGCATCGCCTCGATGCAAGTCGTCGGAGGCCGTGCGGTCTACCTTTCGGATCTCAAACCGCGCGATTATACCTTTACCCCCTACCTGTCGCTTCGCTGGCCACTGCAGTCCGATCGCAACGCGACCGGTGAATCGCTGCGCGTGGGGGGCCGTGAATACGCCAAGGGCTTGGGAACGCACAGCCAAGCGGAAATCACCTATGCCCTGGATGGGAACTACAGTCAGTTCCAAGCCGTTGTGGGAATCGACGATCTTGCCGGGCGAGGAGGAAACGCGATTGCGGAGGTACTGGTCGATGAGAAATTGGTCTGGACCAGTGAACCACTCACATCCGGTGGCCCACCGCAACGGATTGAATCCCTTGATCTCTCCGGCGCTTTGGCACTGACACTACGCGTGCAATTCGGCCAACGCGGCGACGTGCAAGATCACGTCGATTGGTGTGACGCACTGTTGGTCAAACAACCCAAGTAG
- a CDS encoding sirohydrochlorin chelatase, with protein sequence MTTRGIAPSPTNVEGYGKFCRYVNLRKDPVPSIIIKHTAIDRGIFHNRARLILQTFCRHVKQIEMESPMSVAVLLIAHGSRRNAANHDLVLLADEIRRIGRYAIIEVSYLELTEPTIDQGGRSCVAAGATEVLMMPYFLSAGVHVVEDLQKHRRQLTEEFPNTQFQLCPPLGLHPLMAEIVLARLEEGQQAAVE encoded by the coding sequence GTGACGACACGCGGAATTGCTCCTTCGCCGACGAATGTCGAGGGCTATGGAAAGTTTTGTCGATATGTGAACTTGAGAAAAGACCCCGTCCCCTCGATAATCATAAAACATACTGCGATAGATCGGGGGATCTTTCATAACAGGGCGAGGTTGATTCTCCAAACGTTCTGTCGCCACGTCAAGCAGATCGAGATGGAGTCACCAATGTCCGTAGCCGTACTGTTGATCGCACATGGTAGCCGGCGGAACGCCGCAAATCATGATCTTGTCCTGTTGGCGGACGAAATTCGCCGCATTGGTCGCTATGCGATCATTGAAGTCAGCTATCTGGAGCTCACCGAACCGACGATCGATCAAGGAGGCCGCAGCTGTGTCGCGGCCGGGGCGACGGAAGTCTTGATGATGCCTTATTTCCTCTCCGCGGGCGTGCATGTCGTCGAGGATTTACAGAAACATCGCCGCCAACTCACAGAGGAATTCCCCAACACCCAGTTTCAACTCTGCCCTCCGCTGGGACTGCATCCGCTGATGGCCGAAATCGTACTGGCACGCTTGGAGGAGGGACAGCAAGCCGCCGTCGAATAG
- a CDS encoding serine/threonine-protein kinase produces the protein MSSHPSQIGPYLITQKIGAGGMGTVYLGHHTDSHKVAAVKVLPSSMAREAGFVARFEREIESLRRLSNPHIIELYESGTDDDTYYYAMEYVDGETLADLIRREKRLPWRQVVDIGIQTCSALKSAHDAGIIHRDLKPSNLMLNDDGVVKLTDFGIAQVFATSKLTATGGIVGTAEFMSPEQADGRRASKQSDLYSLGAVLYALITGRPPFSGSTSSEVIHKHKYGQFERPSLLVPEIPSWLEVIICQLLEKEPEKRFPDAYVLARQLEQVRKRVELSMRDTITSMPSQGDVGPTIAISPEPDFGGATMMKDLVGQELERLHGEHPISAFFNRTPVLILSLILLIAGGFFWFRDTQLPAAERFEAAREILDGDESEQWLSAGKEMQALIAEDPDTWQDEVAPYLDKVELYRLKNTLGRKARKTLRKGPNSEPERLLLLAQNHREQGDLAAAAKVLTALTTLLNENPEYADLNQVGEQLLAEISAERESMDNTQAMLISALDRADRLQEDGNLEGARQIWSSVLELYENEAALKPHTARASAGLQAESP, from the coding sequence GTGTCGTCACATCCCAGCCAAATCGGCCCGTACCTCATTACTCAAAAAATCGGCGCGGGTGGTATGGGGACTGTGTACCTCGGACATCATACCGATTCGCACAAGGTGGCGGCGGTCAAAGTCCTTCCCTCATCCATGGCGCGCGAAGCTGGATTCGTGGCACGATTCGAACGCGAAATCGAATCGCTCAGGCGGCTTTCGAATCCGCACATTATCGAGCTGTATGAAAGCGGGACTGATGACGACACTTATTATTATGCGATGGAATACGTCGACGGCGAAACGCTTGCCGATTTGATACGTCGCGAAAAACGCCTCCCTTGGCGGCAGGTGGTCGACATCGGCATCCAAACCTGCTCAGCTCTCAAATCTGCGCATGACGCGGGCATCATCCATCGAGACTTGAAGCCGTCCAATTTAATGCTCAACGACGACGGCGTTGTTAAATTGACCGATTTCGGTATCGCCCAGGTTTTCGCTACCAGTAAATTGACCGCCACCGGCGGGATTGTCGGCACTGCGGAATTCATGTCGCCCGAACAGGCCGATGGACGCCGCGCTAGCAAGCAAAGCGACCTGTACTCGTTAGGAGCAGTGCTCTACGCGCTGATCACCGGCCGTCCGCCGTTTTCCGGTTCCACGTCATCGGAAGTGATCCACAAACACAAATACGGACAGTTCGAACGTCCCTCGCTATTGGTGCCGGAAATCCCTAGTTGGTTGGAAGTCATCATCTGTCAGTTGTTGGAGAAGGAACCGGAGAAACGATTCCCCGACGCCTACGTTCTCGCGCGGCAATTGGAACAAGTCCGCAAGCGTGTTGAACTTTCGATGCGGGACACGATCACCAGTATGCCCTCGCAAGGCGATGTGGGTCCAACCATAGCCATTAGCCCCGAACCTGATTTCGGCGGCGCGACAATGATGAAGGACCTCGTAGGCCAAGAATTGGAACGTCTACATGGTGAGCACCCGATTTCCGCATTTTTCAATCGCACGCCGGTGCTCATACTGTCCTTAATCCTACTGATCGCTGGTGGGTTTTTTTGGTTTCGCGACACCCAACTCCCTGCCGCCGAGCGTTTCGAAGCAGCCCGTGAAATTTTGGATGGCGATGAAAGTGAACAGTGGCTGTCGGCCGGAAAGGAGATGCAAGCCTTAATCGCTGAAGACCCCGATACCTGGCAGGACGAAGTCGCCCCGTATCTGGACAAGGTGGAATTGTACCGTCTAAAAAACACACTGGGACGAAAGGCCCGGAAAACCCTGCGCAAAGGTCCTAATTCCGAGCCGGAACGGTTACTGTTATTGGCGCAGAACCATCGCGAACAAGGTGATTTGGCTGCTGCAGCGAAAGTCTTAACCGCACTGACAACACTCCTCAATGAAAACCCCGAATATGCCGATCTGAATCAAGTCGGCGAGCAACTCTTAGCTGAGATCTCCGCCGAACGGGAATCGATGGATAACACCCAGGCGATGTTGATCAGTGCCCTCGATCGCGCCGATCGTTTGCAGGAAGATGGAAATCTGGAGGGTGCCCGCCAAATATGGTCGAGCGTCCTTGAACTGTATGAAAACGAAGCTGCATTAAAGCCCCATACCGCTCGCGCCAGCGCCGGCCTCCAGGCCGAATCCCCCTAA
- a CDS encoding adenine phosphoribosyltransferase, which translates to MAKNLDLKSYIRNIPDFPKPGIMFRDITPLLANAEAFGESIRQFADHFRDEKPTAILAAEARGFIFAAPLALELGVSFVPIRKPGKLPFDTHAFHYELEYGSDSLELHTDAVGAGDRVLLVDDLLATGGTMQACAALTKQCGAEIAGFAFLIELDFLNGRENLLPHNVMSLIHYNGED; encoded by the coding sequence ATGGCCAAGAACTTGGACCTGAAATCTTATATTCGTAATATCCCCGATTTTCCCAAACCGGGAATCATGTTTCGCGACATTACCCCGCTGTTGGCCAACGCCGAGGCCTTTGGCGAATCGATCCGCCAATTCGCCGATCATTTTCGCGACGAAAAACCAACAGCGATCTTGGCGGCAGAAGCGCGGGGCTTTATTTTTGCCGCTCCCTTGGCGCTGGAATTGGGCGTGAGTTTCGTTCCCATTCGCAAACCGGGCAAACTCCCATTTGACACGCATGCGTTTCACTATGAATTAGAATACGGCAGCGACTCGCTGGAATTGCATACCGATGCCGTTGGCGCGGGTGACCGTGTGTTATTGGTCGATGACCTCTTGGCCACCGGCGGGACCATGCAGGCCTGTGCTGCCCTGACGAAACAGTGCGGCGCAGAGATTGCCGGCTTCGCCTTTTTGATCGAACTCGATTTTTTGAACGGTCGCGAAAACCTGTTACCACACAACGTGATGAGCCTGATTCACTACAACGGCGAAGATTAA